The proteins below come from a single Hyphomicrobium denitrificans ATCC 51888 genomic window:
- the ccoP gene encoding cytochrome-c oxidase, cbb3-type subunit III, with product MSHHKKIDEVTGVETTGHVWDGDICELNKPLPKWWLYTFYACILWSIGYWIVYPAWPLVNSYTMGVLGFSQRTQVQNEIDEWKAGQAKYRTQIAELPLADIRKNEELFQFSIAGGAALFGENCAGCHGRGAQGGIGYPNLNDDDWLWGGNLDQIHETISYGIRNGNPKAHDTAMPHFGTDKILDNAQISDVANFVRSFAHLDVDAEAAKRGSQIYADNCAACHGEQGKGNQDMGAPNLTDAIWLYGSSQEAVMQSVRTGRGGIMPAWLERLDPVAVKMLTLFVYSLGGGQAEAASAPAATVPEKAQ from the coding sequence ATGAGCCATCACAAAAAAATCGATGAAGTGACGGGTGTCGAAACGACCGGCCACGTCTGGGACGGCGACATCTGCGAACTGAACAAGCCGCTACCGAAGTGGTGGCTCTACACGTTCTACGCCTGCATACTCTGGTCCATCGGCTATTGGATCGTGTATCCGGCCTGGCCGCTGGTCAACAGCTACACGATGGGCGTGCTGGGGTTCAGCCAGCGCACGCAAGTGCAGAATGAGATCGACGAATGGAAGGCGGGGCAGGCGAAATATCGCACGCAGATCGCGGAGCTTCCGCTTGCCGACATCCGCAAGAATGAAGAACTCTTTCAGTTCTCGATCGCCGGCGGCGCAGCGCTTTTCGGTGAAAACTGCGCCGGTTGCCACGGTCGTGGTGCTCAGGGCGGCATCGGATATCCCAACCTGAATGATGACGATTGGCTATGGGGCGGAAATCTCGATCAGATTCACGAGACCATCTCCTACGGCATCAGAAACGGAAACCCGAAGGCGCACGATACGGCGATGCCGCATTTCGGAACCGACAAGATCCTCGATAATGCGCAGATCAGCGACGTCGCAAACTTCGTTCGCTCGTTCGCGCATCTCGACGTCGATGCCGAGGCGGCCAAGCGAGGCTCGCAAATCTATGCCGACAACTGCGCCGCCTGCCACGGTGAGCAGGGCAAGGGCAATCAGGACATGGGCGCCCCCAACTTGACGGATGCCATCTGGCTCTACGGCAGCTCGCAGGAAGCCGTCATGCAGAGCGTTCGCACGGGACGCGGCGGCATCATGCCGGCATGGTTGGAGCGTCTCGATCCAGTCGCAGTTAAAATGCTGACGCTTTTCGTGTATTCTCTCGGTGGAGGGCAAGCCGAAGCGGCGAGCGCTCCGGCCGCAACGGTGCCAGAAAAAGCCCAATGA
- a CDS encoding cbb3-type cytochrome c oxidase subunit 3 yields MPYEDIQVVTQIASLALFMGIMIAAYIYAFRRSNKAKFVEASAMPLRDDAPPADWDKQ; encoded by the coding sequence GTGCCTTACGAAGACATACAAGTCGTTACGCAGATCGCGTCGCTCGCATTGTTCATGGGCATCATGATCGCCGCGTACATCTACGCTTTTCGCAGAAGCAACAAAGCTAAATTCGTCGAGGCGTCCGCTATGCCTCTTCGTGACGATGCGCCACCTGCCGATTGGGATAAGCAATGA
- the ccoO gene encoding cytochrome-c oxidase, cbb3-type subunit II: MNHAIFERNSIILLIGALIVVSIGGIVEIAPLFYVKSTIEKVQGMRPYSPLELAGRDIYVREGCYNCHSQMIRSLRDEVERYGHYSLAAESMYDHPFQWGSKRTGPDLARVGGKYSDAWHVEHMRDPRSVVPASIMPGYPFLDQTLLDTSNISRRMKTLQTIGVPYTEEMIANADKDVVAQISPDTKEAKALLARYPKAQVRKFDGQAAGENVPPTELDAVIAYLQMLGTLVDFTKFDASGPNLR, encoded by the coding sequence GTGAACCACGCTATCTTCGAGCGAAACTCGATTATTCTTCTGATCGGCGCGCTGATTGTCGTGTCGATCGGCGGCATCGTCGAAATCGCACCGCTGTTCTACGTCAAATCGACAATCGAGAAAGTGCAGGGCATGCGCCCGTACTCGCCTCTCGAGCTTGCCGGACGTGACATCTACGTGCGCGAGGGCTGCTACAATTGCCATAGCCAGATGATCCGTTCGCTCCGCGACGAGGTCGAACGCTATGGTCATTACTCGCTGGCCGCGGAAAGTATGTACGATCATCCGTTCCAGTGGGGGTCGAAGCGCACGGGTCCGGATCTTGCTCGCGTCGGCGGCAAGTATTCGGATGCCTGGCACGTCGAGCACATGCGCGATCCGCGCTCGGTGGTGCCGGCGTCCATCATGCCGGGCTACCCGTTCCTCGATCAGACGCTGCTCGATACGTCGAATATTTCGCGGCGCATGAAAACCCTGCAGACGATAGGCGTGCCTTACACCGAAGAGATGATCGCCAACGCCGACAAGGACGTCGTTGCGCAAATCTCGCCGGACACGAAGGAGGCCAAGGCTCTGCTGGCGCGCTATCCGAAGGCGCAGGTGCGTAAGTTCGATGGCCAGGCGGCGGGAGAGAACGTCCCTCCGACGGAACTCGATGCCGTCATCGCCTACCTGCAGATGCTCGGCACGCTCGTCGACTTCACCAAGTTCGACGCCAGCGGTCCCAACCTGCGATAG
- the ccoN gene encoding cytochrome-c oxidase, cbb3-type subunit I, which yields MGVIGLIFAVAGEEEILRFQGLLLLVAGVAAGLYVATHPTNLREEKRSGYFDGPIRVATIACVFWGVAGFLVGDILAWQLAFPALNLDLPWTNFGRLRPVHTSAVVFAFGGNALIATSLYVVQRTSQARMPGKWAPWFVVWGYQLFIVIAATGYLMGVTQSKEYAEPEWYADILLTLVWVTYLLVFLGTLRGRQEPHIYVANWFFLGFIVTVAMLHVVNNLALPVSFLGTLSYPLFPGVQGAMTQWWYGHNAVGFFLTAGFLGIMYYFIPKRAERPVYSYRLSIVHFWSLIFLYIWAGPHHLHYTALPEWTQTLGMTFSIMLWMPSWGGMINGLMTLSGAWDKLRTDPVIRLLVVSVAFYGMSTFEGPLMSIKEVNSLSHYTDWTIGHVHSGALGWVGMISFGAVYCLVPWLWKRKGLYSQKLVEWHFWLAMIGIVLYISSMWVAGITQGLMWRAYDRLGFLKYSFIETVEALHWPYVIRATGGVLFLLGGLIMAYNIWRTIRSDVSVDVRDQPAVAAAPELRPGAIAMPAE from the coding sequence ATGGGCGTAATTGGTCTGATCTTCGCGGTCGCTGGAGAGGAGGAAATACTCCGATTTCAGGGACTGCTTTTATTGGTTGCTGGCGTCGCGGCTGGTTTATATGTCGCAACCCATCCGACCAATCTCAGAGAAGAGAAGCGTTCCGGCTATTTCGATGGCCCAATTCGCGTCGCGACAATCGCGTGCGTGTTCTGGGGCGTCGCCGGCTTTCTTGTCGGCGACATTCTCGCTTGGCAGCTCGCGTTCCCGGCTCTCAATCTTGACCTGCCGTGGACCAACTTCGGCCGCCTGCGCCCGGTCCACACCTCAGCCGTCGTTTTTGCATTCGGCGGCAACGCGCTCATCGCGACATCGCTTTACGTGGTCCAGCGCACGAGCCAGGCGCGAATGCCGGGCAAATGGGCGCCGTGGTTCGTCGTTTGGGGATACCAGCTCTTTATCGTCATCGCCGCGACCGGCTATTTGATGGGCGTAACGCAAAGCAAGGAATACGCAGAGCCCGAGTGGTATGCGGATATCCTGCTGACGCTCGTGTGGGTCACCTATCTTCTTGTGTTCCTCGGCACGCTCAGAGGCCGCCAGGAACCGCACATCTACGTCGCGAACTGGTTCTTCCTCGGCTTCATCGTCACTGTCGCGATGCTGCATGTGGTCAACAACCTCGCGCTGCCGGTATCGTTTCTCGGAACGCTGAGCTACCCGCTGTTCCCCGGCGTCCAAGGTGCGATGACGCAATGGTGGTACGGGCATAACGCCGTCGGCTTCTTCCTGACGGCCGGCTTCCTCGGCATCATGTACTACTTCATTCCGAAGCGCGCCGAGCGCCCCGTGTACTCGTACCGCCTGTCGATCGTGCACTTCTGGTCGCTGATCTTCCTCTACATCTGGGCCGGTCCGCACCATCTCCACTACACCGCTCTGCCGGAATGGACGCAGACGCTCGGCATGACGTTCTCGATCATGCTGTGGATGCCGTCATGGGGTGGCATGATCAACGGTCTCATGACGCTCTCGGGTGCATGGGATAAGCTCAGAACCGACCCGGTCATCCGGCTGCTCGTCGTCAGTGTCGCCTTCTACGGCATGTCGACGTTCGAAGGACCGCTGATGTCCATCAAAGAGGTCAACTCGCTCTCGCACTACACCGACTGGACGATCGGGCACGTGCACTCGGGCGCGCTGGGATGGGTCGGCATGATCTCGTTCGGTGCCGTCTACTGCCTCGTTCCGTGGCTTTGGAAGCGCAAGGGTCTCTACTCGCAGAAGCTTGTCGAGTGGCACTTCTGGCTCGCGATGATCGGCATCGTTCTCTACATCTCGTCGATGTGGGTGGCGGGCATCACGCAGGGGCTGATGTGGCGTGCATACGACCGCCTCGGCTTCCTCAAGTATTCGTTCATTGAAACAGTCGAGGCGCTGCATTGGCCTTACGTCATCCGTGCGACAGGCGGCGTCCTGTTCCTGCTCGGCGGGTTGATCATGGCCTACAACATCTGGCGCACCATTCGCAGCGACGTGTCGGTCGACGTACGGGATCAGCCCGCGGTCGCCGCAGCACCGGAACTGCGCCCCGGCGCCATCGCAATGCCAGCCGAATAA
- the fabI gene encoding enoyl-ACP reductase FabI: MKPIVDLTGKRVLVVGIANKSSIAYGCAEALKAAGADLAVTYLNAKAEPHVRPLAEELNASIIVPCDVRIQGELESVFDTIRATWGRLDGIVHSIAFAPREDLHNSLVLCSAEGFAMAMDVSCHSFIRMAKLALPLMVDGGSLQTVSFFGASRVVEHYNLMGPVKAALEATVRTLASDLAPRRIHVHALSSGPIATRAASGIDRFDELLEKTRERTPDHQLVTIEQIGRISAFLASDAGSAMTGSTSYADHGFHVVA; this comes from the coding sequence ATGAAACCGATCGTCGATCTCACCGGCAAGCGCGTTCTTGTCGTCGGCATCGCCAACAAGAGCAGCATCGCCTATGGCTGTGCCGAGGCACTGAAGGCCGCCGGTGCCGACCTCGCGGTGACGTACCTGAACGCCAAGGCCGAACCACATGTGAGGCCGTTGGCGGAGGAACTGAACGCGTCGATCATCGTCCCGTGCGATGTCCGCATTCAAGGCGAGTTGGAAAGCGTTTTCGATACCATTCGCGCGACGTGGGGTCGTCTCGACGGCATCGTGCATTCCATCGCCTTCGCGCCACGCGAGGACTTGCACAACAGTCTTGTGCTGTGCTCGGCCGAAGGCTTCGCGATGGCAATGGATGTCTCATGCCACTCATTCATCCGCATGGCGAAGCTGGCGTTGCCGTTGATGGTCGATGGCGGCAGCCTGCAAACGGTGAGTTTCTTCGGCGCCAGCCGCGTGGTCGAGCACTATAATCTCATGGGGCCAGTCAAGGCCGCGCTGGAAGCGACGGTGCGGACTCTCGCTTCCGATCTCGCGCCGCGCCGCATCCATGTGCACGCGCTGTCATCCGGGCCGATCGCGACGCGCGCGGCCTCAGGGATAGATCGCTTCGACGAGCTTTTGGAAAAGACGCGCGAGCGCACGCCGGATCATCAGCTGGTGACGATCGAACAGATCGGGCGCATCTCGGCATTTCTCGCAAGCGACGCCGGAAGCGCCATGACGGGCTCGACGTCCTATGCCGACCACGGCTTCCACGTCGTCGCGTAA
- a CDS encoding acetate/propionate family kinase — protein sequence MSEILITFNPGSSTIKLGLYRMAEDGPVRLGRGVIDLRRTPLLLHVVEGPTVADIPLRAEVTEDLHELIDETLDWLSDHFALQGIAAAGHRVVHGGDAFSGATLITDDTLATIARFVDLAPLHQPQSLRLIRAIRHLRPDLPQSASFDTAFHRTQSDIVRRFALPREMFDAGIKRYGFHGLSYKFAASRLRELAPDLAAGRVVAAHLGSGASLCALENGESRDTSMGFSTLDGIPMATRCGALDPGVVIHLLKQQGQSLASVEDILYHRSGLLGVSGISADSRDLLGSDQPAAREAIALFTHRIAQEIAALATTLGGLDAVVFTAGIGEHQPSIRAAVCARLAWLGVTLDDNANSASATRIDAQDSKVGVFVIPTDEEQVIATEACALLMSSREA from the coding sequence ATGAGCGAAATTCTGATTACCTTCAATCCGGGCTCATCGACCATCAAGCTCGGTCTTTACCGTATGGCGGAAGACGGGCCTGTGCGATTGGGCCGGGGCGTCATCGATCTCAGACGCACGCCGCTGCTGTTGCACGTCGTCGAAGGTCCGACCGTTGCCGACATCCCGTTACGCGCCGAAGTCACCGAGGATCTGCACGAACTCATCGATGAAACGCTCGACTGGCTGAGCGATCACTTCGCACTTCAGGGAATAGCTGCGGCCGGTCATCGCGTCGTGCACGGCGGGGACGCTTTCTCCGGTGCAACTCTGATCACCGATGACACGCTGGCGACGATTGCGCGCTTCGTCGATCTGGCGCCGCTGCATCAACCGCAGAGTCTCCGGCTGATCCGCGCCATCCGTCATCTCCGCCCCGACCTGCCGCAATCGGCGTCGTTCGACACGGCGTTCCATAGGACGCAATCCGACATCGTTCGCCGCTTCGCCCTGCCTCGTGAAATGTTCGATGCCGGGATCAAGCGATACGGATTTCACGGGCTGTCCTACAAATTCGCGGCATCGCGGCTGCGCGAGCTTGCGCCCGATCTCGCAGCCGGACGTGTCGTCGCCGCGCACCTTGGCAGCGGCGCGAGTCTCTGCGCGCTCGAAAACGGCGAAAGCCGCGATACGAGCATGGGCTTTTCGACGCTCGACGGAATCCCAATGGCGACGCGCTGCGGCGCGCTCGACCCGGGCGTCGTCATCCATCTTCTGAAGCAACAAGGACAATCGCTCGCGAGCGTCGAAGACATTCTCTATCACCGATCGGGATTGCTCGGCGTCTCGGGAATAAGCGCCGACAGCCGCGATTTACTCGGCAGCGATCAACCGGCGGCACGAGAAGCGATCGCATTGTTCACACATCGGATCGCGCAGGAGATCGCCGCGCTCGCGACGACGTTGGGCGGCCTCGATGCCGTTGTCTTCACGGCGGGCATCGGTGAACATCAGCCTTCGATACGCGCTGCCGTATGTGCGCGCCTCGCGTGGCTCGGCGTCACGCTGGACGACAATGCAAATTCCGCGAGCGCAACACGCATCGACGCGCAAGACAGCAAAGTCGGCGTTTTCGTCATTCCGACGGACGAAGAGCAGGTGATCGCCACCGAAGCCTGCGCGCTTCTGATGTCCAGCAGAGAGGCCTGA
- a CDS encoding bifunctional enoyl-CoA hydratase/phosphate acetyltransferase, with protein MTAVIPQIRLTNRTFDELEIGESASLTRFVSEDDIKLFAATSGDVNPAHLDAAYAATDMFGHVVIHGMWTAALLSTLLGTQLPGPGTIYLGQDLRFRRPVAPGDTVTATVTVREKGPDKRVVLDTLCVNQHGKEVLSGQATVIAPTEKLSLPRIPVPEVALRRHGRFDQVLEQAKSLPALPTAVVHPCSPEAISATIEAKLEGLIEPVLVGPPHKIAAAAEKAGVSIEGLRIEATEHSHAAAAKAVELASSGAVHALMKGSLHTDELLGAVVAVQSGLRTERRISHVYVLDVPSYPKPLIVTDAAINIMPTLDQKRDICQNAIDLMHVLGVAEPLVAVLAAVETVNPAMPATLEAAALTVMAARGQITGAKVDGPLAFDNAINLDSARIKEIVSPVAGRADILVVPNLEAGNMLAKQLIYLAGADAAGLVLGARVPIILTSRSDTLRVRLVSAALAKLVAEHRTSATA; from the coding sequence ATGACAGCTGTGATCCCCCAGATCCGCCTGACCAATCGCACGTTCGACGAATTGGAAATCGGCGAGAGCGCCTCTCTCACGCGGTTTGTGAGCGAAGACGACATCAAGCTGTTTGCCGCGACATCGGGCGACGTCAATCCCGCCCATCTCGACGCGGCTTATGCGGCGACCGATATGTTCGGTCACGTCGTCATTCACGGCATGTGGACCGCAGCGCTGCTGTCCACGCTACTCGGTACGCAATTACCGGGACCTGGAACGATCTACCTCGGCCAGGACCTGCGCTTCCGTCGTCCGGTCGCGCCGGGCGATACCGTCACGGCAACCGTTACCGTGCGTGAGAAGGGGCCGGATAAGCGCGTCGTTCTCGATACATTGTGCGTCAACCAGCACGGCAAGGAAGTGTTGTCGGGCCAGGCGACGGTCATCGCACCAACCGAAAAACTGAGCCTGCCGCGCATTCCGGTGCCGGAAGTCGCGCTCCGTCGTCACGGCCGCTTCGATCAGGTCCTCGAGCAGGCGAAATCGCTGCCTGCGTTGCCGACCGCCGTCGTGCATCCGTGCAGCCCGGAAGCGATCTCCGCGACGATCGAAGCCAAACTCGAAGGCCTCATCGAACCGGTGCTCGTCGGTCCGCCGCACAAGATCGCTGCCGCTGCCGAGAAAGCCGGCGTTTCGATCGAAGGCTTGCGCATCGAGGCGACCGAGCACAGCCACGCCGCCGCCGCCAAGGCCGTCGAGCTTGCGTCGTCGGGTGCCGTTCATGCGTTGATGAAAGGCAGCCTTCATACCGACGAATTGCTCGGCGCCGTCGTCGCGGTGCAGTCGGGCCTGCGCACAGAGCGGCGCATCAGCCACGTCTACGTGCTCGACGTGCCGTCGTATCCCAAGCCCTTGATCGTCACGGACGCGGCGATCAACATCATGCCGACGCTCGATCAGAAGCGCGACATCTGCCAGAACGCCATCGACCTGATGCACGTGCTCGGCGTCGCCGAGCCATTGGTTGCCGTTCTCGCCGCCGTCGAAACGGTCAACCCCGCGATGCCCGCAACGCTCGAAGCCGCCGCCCTGACGGTGATGGCGGCGCGCGGTCAGATCACCGGCGCGAAAGTCGACGGCCCGCTGGCGTTCGACAATGCCATCAACCTCGACTCTGCGCGCATCAAGGAGATCGTGTCGCCCGTTGCGGGGCGCGCCGACATTCTCGTCGTTCCGAACCTGGAAGCGGGGAACATGCTCGCCAAGCAGCTCATTTATCTCGCTGGCGCCGACGCCGCCGGCCTCGTGCTTGGTGCGCGCGTTCCGATCATTCTGACCAGCCGATCCGATACGCTGCGCGTGCGGCTGGTGTCGGCCGCGTTGGCCAAGCTCGTCGCAGAACACCGGACCAGCGCGACCGCATGA
- a CDS encoding PHA/PHB synthase family protein, protein MRDTNQTTEIPKAQTPEQLIDQAALAGLGHMTSGLSPIGLTLAVLDWSMHLAVAPGKRIALAEAYGQLLADTMQRAARGISGVEVEDGAGHSKTPARRDPRFSGDAWNQFPFQFWADTFSAVEDWWASATRGVPGVSPHHEAVVSFAVRQWLDMWSPSNSPFANPAVGQQTLREGGANLVRGAQIWLEDAERIAGGKLPTGAEAFKVGETVAATPGKVIFRNHLIELIQYAPAGETVHAEPILIVPAWIMKYYVLDLSPHNSLIKFLVDQGFTVFCISWRNVSAEDRDLSLEDYRRLGVMAALDTISAVVPDRPVHAAGYCLGGTLLSIAAAAMGETGDDRLASVTLLAAQTDFTEPGDLQLFIDDSQVALLEALMGQSGTLDSSQMAGAFQLLKSNDLIWSHMIHDYLMGERSQMIDLMAWNADATRMPFQMHSDYLRKLFLRNDLASGRYVVDGNPIALQNIRVPVFAVGTERDHIAPWKSVYKIHYLADTGVTFVLTNGGHNAGIVNEPGHANRHFRLLTKARNDICLSADEWFSAAKVKDGSWWPVWTDWLAAHASPERVSPPAMGCEAKGISPLAAAPGTYVLQR, encoded by the coding sequence TTGCGAGATACAAATCAGACGACCGAGATCCCGAAAGCCCAAACACCCGAGCAGTTGATCGATCAGGCGGCGCTTGCTGGCCTTGGGCATATGACATCCGGTCTATCGCCGATCGGCCTAACGCTGGCTGTTCTGGATTGGAGCATGCATCTGGCCGTGGCGCCCGGAAAGCGGATCGCGCTCGCCGAAGCCTATGGGCAGCTTCTTGCGGACACGATGCAGCGCGCGGCGCGTGGCATCAGCGGCGTCGAGGTCGAAGACGGAGCGGGTCATAGCAAAACACCTGCGCGGCGCGATCCTCGCTTTTCCGGCGACGCCTGGAATCAGTTTCCGTTTCAGTTCTGGGCCGACACCTTTAGCGCCGTTGAGGATTGGTGGGCCTCGGCGACGCGCGGCGTGCCGGGCGTGTCTCCGCATCATGAAGCCGTGGTGTCATTCGCCGTGCGCCAGTGGCTCGACATGTGGTCGCCCTCCAATTCTCCGTTCGCAAATCCGGCCGTCGGGCAGCAGACGCTTCGCGAAGGCGGTGCCAATCTCGTCAGAGGCGCGCAAATTTGGCTCGAAGACGCAGAACGGATTGCGGGCGGAAAACTTCCGACAGGCGCTGAAGCGTTCAAGGTCGGCGAGACGGTCGCGGCAACGCCGGGCAAAGTCATCTTTCGCAATCACCTGATCGAGCTGATCCAATACGCTCCGGCCGGAGAAACCGTGCACGCGGAGCCGATCCTGATCGTTCCCGCATGGATCATGAAGTATTATGTGCTCGATCTGTCGCCGCACAATTCGTTGATCAAATTTCTCGTCGACCAGGGCTTCACGGTTTTCTGCATCTCCTGGCGCAACGTCTCCGCTGAGGATCGCGATCTTTCACTCGAGGATTATCGCCGGCTCGGCGTGATGGCGGCGCTCGATACGATTTCCGCCGTCGTGCCGGATCGGCCGGTGCACGCCGCCGGCTACTGTCTCGGTGGAACGCTCCTGTCGATCGCCGCGGCTGCGATGGGCGAAACGGGCGACGATCGTCTAGCAAGCGTCACCTTGCTCGCAGCTCAGACCGACTTCACCGAACCGGGCGATCTGCAACTGTTTATCGACGACAGCCAGGTGGCTCTTCTCGAAGCGCTGATGGGGCAAAGCGGCACGCTCGACTCCTCGCAAATGGCCGGTGCGTTCCAGCTTTTGAAATCCAACGACCTGATCTGGTCGCACATGATCCATGACTATCTCATGGGTGAGCGCAGCCAGATGATCGACTTGATGGCCTGGAACGCCGATGCAACGCGAATGCCCTTCCAGATGCATTCGGATTATCTGCGCAAACTGTTCTTGCGCAACGATCTCGCGAGCGGACGCTACGTCGTCGATGGCAATCCGATCGCGCTGCAGAATATCCGCGTTCCGGTGTTTGCGGTCGGAACGGAGCGCGATCATATCGCGCCCTGGAAGTCGGTTTATAAAATCCACTATCTCGCGGATACCGGCGTCACCTTCGTACTGACGAACGGCGGACATAACGCCGGCATCGTCAATGAACCCGGACATGCGAACCGCCATTTCCGTCTTCTGACGAAAGCGCGAAACGACATCTGCCTCAGCGCCGACGAATGGTTTTCCGCGGCCAAGGTGAAGGACGGATCGTGGTGGCCCGTCTGGACCGACTGGCTCGCGGCGCACGCTTCACCTGAAAGAGTTTCACCGCCCGCAATGGGCTGCGAGGCGAAGGGCATCTCGCCGCTTGCTGCCGCGCCCGGAACCTATGTGCTGCAACGATGA